TGTCGTCGACCCGCCCCTCGAAGGTCACCGCGTCACCGTGGCCGAGCTGTGCCGCCAGTGCCTCGCAGCGTTCCCGGTAGGCCTCGCCGCCGCGCGGGGTGCCGCCGAACAACCGCAGGCGAGCGGCGGGCAGTTCGGCCCGCACCAGGGCGAAGGCGCGGATCAGGGTCTCCAGGTCCTTGATCGGGTCGACGCGCCCGGCCCAGCTGAGCACGGGTTCGGCCGGTTCGGGTCCGGCGGGCGGGAACGCGGCCGGGTCGACGCCGTTGTACACCGTGCGTATGGACTCCGGGGCGGCGCCGCCCTGCTCCTCCCACAGGCGGTTGTAGCGGTTGCCCGGGGTGATCAGTGCGGCCCGGCGGTAGGTCTCCTCGGCCAGCAGGCGGAAGAAGCCCAGCAACAGCGCCTTCACCGGCCACCGGTAGGGGGCGGTGCGGTAGCCGAGGTAGCGTTCGCGCAGGTAGACGCCGTGCTCCGTCAGCAGCAACGGCACGCCGTTGCGCTCCAGCCCCGCGAGTCCGGGCAGCACCGCGACGCCGCCGCTGACCGCGTGCGCCACCCCCTGTTCCGGGTACGGCGCGGCCAGCGGGCGCAGGGCGTGCTCCAGCAGCGCGGTCGCGGTCACCGCGTCGTGCAGGGTGGGCCGGGCCTCGCGCACGGGCAGTCCCGGCCGGTTCCAGACCGCGGTCAGGATGGCGATCGCCCGGTCCCCGCGCAGGAACGGGCTGAGCCGGCCGTCGGACGCGGCCCGTGCCAGCCGGTACAGGGCGGGGGCGAAGCCGTCCTCCGCGCGCGGGTCGAGCAGCGCGGTCACGAAGCGCTCGTAGGCGGCGGCGAGCCGGTTGCCCTCACGCCCGCGGGGCGGGCGCCCCGGTGGGGCCGGACCCCACATGGGGACGGAGACGACCCGGGACACGTGCCCGGGGATGTCCCAGACGAGCGGTTCGCGCCCCGTGCCGGTGACGGCCGTGACGTCGAAGTCGAGGTCGGGCATGCCGGTGACGAGCTGGTCGCACCAGACGCTCACCCCGCCGTGACTGTGCGGGTAGGTGCCTTCGGTGAGCAGGGTGACGCGTGACGCGCCGGAGCGTCGCGCGCCGTGGGGAACGTGCATGGATGTGCTCCACGGCCGAGGTGTGGGCTGTTCGTGTGGGCTGAGCGGACTGCGGTGGTGCGGCGGCGCTCAGCGCTCGGCGCCGTAGGGCACCGGATCGCTCACACCGGCCGGAACCCGGGTGCGGGGCGCGGTGGACGCCGCGGCGGCCGGGCCGCCGGGCTCGGTGGCCGGGCCGGGCGCGGTGACCGTGGAGGGGAGGGTGAGGGTGAGCGGACCGCCGGCGGTGGCGGTCCAGCCGGAGAGCGCACCGGCGTAGGCGTCGCCGAAGCCCGCGTTGCCGCGCAGGGTGCCCGTGGGCATCGTCGCCGTCACGGCCACGCCGCCCGGGGCCTGGACGGTCACGGTGTCACCGACGCGGTACGCGGTGACCTGGCCGGCGTCGACCGCGCCGCGCCAGGTGGCACGGCGCTGCATCTCGACGCCGATGTCCTCCATGCGGAGGTTCACCACGGGCGTGCTCTCGTCGAACAGGGCGTCGTAGCCGCCCAGGACGCCGTCGAGGACCGGGTAGGCGATGCGGTCCTCGGCCAGGTTCGACTGGTGGATGAAGTGCGGCTTGGGATCGTTGGAGAGCACGTGTCCGAGCGCGATCCGCGTCTCCAGCGGCACGATGTGCCCGGCGTAGCCCGCTTCGGTGTCCAGCGGCGCGGGCAGGCAGGTGGAGGTGGCGGGGTTGTCCTCGCAGATGCCGCTGCCGCCCTGGGCGCGGCTGGTGTAGATCCAGTTGTACTCGTCGACCTGCTCGGCGGCCCGGCCGGCGTTGTAGAAGACGTTCATCGGATAGCGGGAGACGGTGGTGGCGCTGCCGACCTGCCGCTGCACGGGGTCGCGGGAGTTGTCCGAGGCGAGCCAGGCGATGCCGTTGTCCGCGAGGGCAAGGCCCAGGTTCGGGTTGTCCCCGGGCTGTTGCGGGGTGACCTTCAGGCCGGAGTGCTCGCCGGTGACCAACTCGTCGTCGTCCAGCGGAAGTCCGGCGCTCTCGCCCCAGACGCGGTTGGTGGCGATCTCGTCGGAGATCTCGTTCCGGCTCACCCACTGGGTGCTGCCGTCGGGGTTGGTCGCGCACTTCCACGGGACCACGCTGACGTCCTGCCGGCAGCCCAGGAAGGCGTGCGTGTAGGTGTGGTTGATCCAGCGGAAGTCGTCGCGGTCGGCGATCAGCTTGTCGGCGAGCGGGTCGGCGCCGTTGTTGTCCTGGCGGTGGTCGACGCTTCCGGAGCCGTTGTAGGCCATGTCGAGCGTGAAGTTCCGGCTGTCCTGCCAGGCGGTGGCGTGGTCGACGTCGGCCGGGACCATGCGGATCGGGTTGGGGGTGCCCTCGCCCGGCGGGCAGTCCACGTCGCCGGGGGTGCAGTTGAGCCGGGTGTCCCAGCGGTCGTCGGCGGCGAAGACGTCGTCGACGTGCACGGCGAAGTAGTTTCGGTCGGCGCCGAGATGCACCCCGCCGGTCATCCACTCCACGATGCCCCGGGCGAGCAGGCGGAACTGCTGCTGGTGCTGGTTGTAGACGAAGGTGACGACGAGTTCCCGGCGCCCGTCGTGCCGGTACTCGCCCACCAGGGCGCCCTTGGTCGCCCGCCCGGGTATCGCCGCCTGGACGTACGGCACGAAGTCGGCCCCCGGCGCGGGCGTCGACAGGTAGGCGTAGGACTCACCGACGGTGGGGGAGTTGTCCTCGAACGGGACGGCCCCCTCCAGGTATCCGAAGGGTCCGGCCAGCCCGGCCGGCGTCACCTCCGCGCTGACCCCGTCGACGCTCCCGGCGTACCCCGCGCCCACCGCGTACTGGAGCCCGACCTCGGGGCGCGCATAGGTGTAGGCGTCTACCTGGGGGATCGCGTACGTCCGCTCGTAGGAGGCGAGCGCGGTCATCTCGGCGGAGTTCGCCGGGAAGGGGTTGTCGTTGGGCAGGACGATGGCCTGGTACTTGGCGCGGGGCCGTCCGTCCACCGTGTCCGCCAGGAACCCGGCGTCGATCACGGGGCGGCCGGCGTCCTGGAGGTCGACCTCCGTGTACGGCGTGCCCGCGGTCTCCAGTTCGGCGGCGATGGCGTCGGTGGCCGGCCCTCCGTCGCTCACGACCAGGACGCGCAGATCGACGCGTGGGGCCGGGACGTCGGCGTGGGCCGGACCGGCCGACAGGCCGAGCGAGGCCGTCAGCGCGCCCACTGCGAGTGCCGTAGTGCGAATGGTCCGCTTCATGCGGTGAGATTCCCTCCCCCGGGCAGGGGCGGACGGGCTCCTCGCGGAACCCGCCCCACCCCGTGACCACGCCGTCGCCCCCCTGAGACGCCGGTCGTCGACGTTTCCGTCGCGTCACATAGTGAGGCGCGTGTGGAGCATTTGTGTGCCTGCTGCGGAACTTGACGGAAAAGCGCATGTGTCCATTTGCCCGGAACGGACGGCGCCCCGAGCCGTCGGCGGGTGCCGCGTTCCCCCCGGTGAACCGCGCCGGCAGGCCTGTGTACTGCTGCGAGCCGGCCGGAGGCGGACCGGAACTCCGGCCTCCGCGGCGCGCGGGTGTCAATGGTCTCGACCAGGGCGCTGACCGGTGCCGGAGCGAGATCAGGTCAACCCCCGCGGCGTCGCGCCGACGCCGCCCGGCCCGTCGTGGGCCGGACGGCGTCGGCGCTCAGCGCTCGGGGAGGTGTGCGGTCAGGCGCACAGGACGCGGGTCTCGGGCGTGTAGACCGGGCCGCCGTTCACGCTCGTGCTGTCGCTGAACTCGGCGTAGTAGTACGAGTAGAAGCCGATGTTCCCGTTGCAGCCGGAGTCGGCGCCGACCTGCAGGGTCAGGGTGACGGTGCGGCTCTGGCCGGGCGGGATGGTGGCGCCGTAGTTGGTGCCGAGGTTCGCGGGCCCGGTGCCGGTGCACGGGACGGCGCCGGCCTCCGAGGCCAGGGTGCAGCCGGTGAAGCTGTACTTGAGGTCGGGTCGCTGGGTGGTCAGCCAGGTCGGGTCGATCGTCTGGTAGACGAACCAGATGTCGTACGTCCGGTTGTTCTTGATCGTCATCGACAGGTTCACCGTGCCGCCGGGCTGGGTGGTCGCCGCGTCGGTGGTGAACGTCAGCTCCGCCGGGGCGGGGTCGGCGGCGCTCGCGGAGGGCGCCAGGCCGAACAGGGCGAGCGCGAGGGCGATGATCGTGGCGAGGCCGAAGCGCCTCGTTCGTGTGGATCGCATGGCCCGGGAGACTAGGCACGGCCACGACGCACCGTCTGCACCGTGCGGAACGCCGTGCACACGGCTCGGCCGGAAGTGTGCGTACGGTGAAGGATGCGTGAGGGCGTCGTTACAAAGGGTGGTGGCCGGCGTTCCCGCATGACAACGCCCGGGTGGGCCCGGGGCGGCGCCCGGCCGTCCCCGGTGCCGCGCGCGGCCGTGTGCCCCGACGGCAATGGCGGATTCCGGGTGCCCGCCGGCAGCCCGGGCGGGCGGGGCCGCACACACGGCCCGCGCCGCCGCCTCGCCGGCCGCAGGTCAGGGGAGCCCGGTCGCCCGTGGGCGGCGGCGCGGTACCGCGCCGCCGGCGGGCGGGCGTCCAGCCGCCGTGCAGCCGCCCACGGCGCGGCGGCGGTCGCGTCAGGGGCGGGCGGTGCGGAAGGCTCCCGCCCGCGCCGCCGCGGCGGCTGCCTCGGCGGCCCGGTCCGCCGTGGCCTCGTCCAGGGGCTCGCCGGTGGTCAGCAGGCGGTAGTAGAGGGGGGCGGAGACCGCGCGGATCACCTCGCGGGTGTCGGTGTCCGCGGGCAGTTCGCCCCGCTCGACGGCCTGGCGGGCGCAGGGCTCCCACTCCGAGACGCGGATGTCGTAGAAGCGGTGGAGGGCGGCGGCCGTGCGGGTGTCGCAGGTCGCGGCGGCGATCACGGCCTTGAAGAGCGCCCCTTGGTGCGGGTCGGCCAGGGTGCGCGCGACCAGCCGGGCGTTCGCGCGCAGATCGCCGAGCAGGGTGCCGGACTCCGTGCGGGGCAGTGACTGCTCGGCCATGTCCGCGAGCAGGTCCGCGACGAGGGTGGCCGGGGTCCCCCAGCGCCGGTAGACCGTGGTCTTCCCGACCTCGGCGCGCCGCGCCACGTCGGCGAGGTCGAGGCCGGCCAGGCCGTGCTCGGCCAGGGCGTCGCCGGCGGCCCGCAGGACGGCGGACCGCACGCGCGCGGTCCGGCCGCCCGGGCGGGCGGTGCCCGGCCCGATGTCTTCGGACGTCATAACGGTACTCCGGTTCCATTAACGAGAGGCTTGCTGTTAGCCTGTGGACATCTTAACGGAACGCAAGTCCCGTTAATGGTTGCCGTCCCGCGCGCTTCGCACCCATCGCGACGCGGCGGACGGCCGGACGAGGGGATGCGGTCATGGAACACAGGCGACTGGGAGCGTCCGGGCTCATGGTCCCGGCACTCAGCTTCGGCGCGGGCACCTTCGGCGGACGCGGGGAACTCTTTGGCGCCTGGGGCACCACGGACGCAGCGGAGGCGCGCCGACTGGTCGACATCTGCCTGGAGGCGGGAGTGACCATGTTCGACACCGCCGACGTCTACTCCGGCGGCGCGTCGGAGGAGGTCCTCGGAGCCGCCGTGAAGGGGCGGCGCGACCAGGTGATCATCTCGACCAAGGCCGGCCTGCCGACGGGCGACGGGCCCACCGAGGCGGGAACCTCGCGGGCCCGTCTGATCACGACCGTCGACCGGGCCCTGCGCCGGCTGGGCACGGACTACATCGACCTCTTCCAGCTGCACGCCTTCGACGCCGGGACCCCCGTCCAGGAGGTCCTCTCCACGCTCGACGACCTCGTACGGGCCGGAAAACTGCGCTACACCGGTGTCTCCAACTTCAGCGGGTGGCAGCTGATGAAGTCGCTGGCCGACGCGGACGCCCGGGGACACCAGCGCTACGCGGCGCACCAGGTCTACTACTCCCTGGTCGGCCGGGACTACGAGCGGGAGCTCATGCCGCTCGCCCTGGACCAGGGCGTCGGAGCCGTCGTCTGGAGCCCGCTGGGGTGGGGCCGGCTCACTGGCCGGATCCGCCGCGGCAGCCCGCTCCCGGCCGGCAGCCGGCTGCACGCCACGGCCGACTACGGCCCGCCCGTCGCGGACGAGCTCCTGTACCGCGTGGTCGACGCCCTGGACGCCGTCGCCGAGGAGACGGGCCGGACCGTCCCGCAGATCGCCATCAACTGGCTGCTGCGGCGCCCGTCCGTCTCCTCGGTGATCATCGGCGCCCGCAACGAGGAGCAGTTGCGGCAGAACCTCGGGGCCGTCGGGTGGTCCCTCACCGAGGACCAGGTGGCCAGGCTCGACGCGGCGAGCGCCACCACGGCCCCGTACCCCTACTTCCCCTACGAACGTCAGGAGGGCTTCGCCCGCCTCAACCCCCACCCCCTGCGGCAGGCGGCGGCACCGAGGGGCTGACGCGTGCTCCGGCGGAGCGGGAGCGGCATTGTCAGTGCCGTGCACAAGAATGCGGCCAAGCGAGATCAACACCGGCCGGAGCGGGTAGGCGGTCTCGAGTCCCTGTTCCGGAAAGGCCACAGCCGATGCCGCTTACCGTCGTCCACGCGCAGACCGCCCCCACCCGTGCGACCGGTCGACGCGGGTCCCGCCCGGGGGGCCCGCTCAGCCCCGCCGAGGCCGACGTCCTGCGGATCGTCGCCGATCCGCGTACCCCCGTGTTCGTCACCGTGCGCGAGGGCGGACGACGCAGATACAGCTACTGGCGGCCACTGGACTCCGCCACGGGCCGGGGCGGCTGCTACGCGGCGCTGCCCACCGCGGAGTGCGACAAGCTGCACGCCGCGGGCCGGATAGCCCTGGGCGAGCCGCTGACCGACCCCGCCCGCACCATCTACCGGGTCAAGGCGATCCGCACCCCGGCCGGGTCGGTGCGCGCGGTGCGGGACGGGGCATACGCGGCATGAGGGCGGCGAGACGAGGGGAGAGGCGCAGTGGATTCCGAACGTGAGGAAGCGGGGACGCCGCGGTCGCGCGACGCCGGTGGCGACCCGGCCGAGGAGAACC
This region of Streptomyces ambofaciens ATCC 23877 genomic DNA includes:
- the pelF gene encoding GT4 family glycosyltransferase PelF, translated to MHVPHGARRSGASRVTLLTEGTYPHSHGGVSVWCDQLVTGMPDLDFDVTAVTGTGREPLVWDIPGHVSRVVSVPMWGPAPPGRPPRGREGNRLAAAYERFVTALLDPRAEDGFAPALYRLARAASDGRLSPFLRGDRAIAILTAVWNRPGLPVREARPTLHDAVTATALLEHALRPLAAPYPEQGVAHAVSGGVAVLPGLAGLERNGVPLLLTEHGVYLRERYLGYRTAPYRWPVKALLLGFFRLLAEETYRRAALITPGNRYNRLWEEQGGAAPESIRTVYNGVDPAAFPPAGPEPAEPVLSWAGRVDPIKDLETLIRAFALVRAELPAARLRLFGGTPRGGEAYRERCEALAAQLGHGDAVTFEGRVDDIKDAYAAGNVVMLSSISEGFPFTLIEAMSCGRATVSTDVGGVREAVGDSGLVVPPRDPAAMAAAALELLRDAERRRAMGEAARLRVIEQFTLRQTIDTFRSIYLELSAFGGTAAPAPAVARDTLASAGGAPTPVRSATG
- a CDS encoding TetR/AcrR family transcriptional regulator, with product MTSEDIGPGTARPGGRTARVRSAVLRAAGDALAEHGLAGLDLADVARRAEVGKTTVYRRWGTPATLVADLLADMAEQSLPRTESGTLLGDLRANARLVARTLADPHQGALFKAVIAAATCDTRTAAALHRFYDIRVSEWEPCARQAVERGELPADTDTREVIRAVSAPLYYRLLTTGEPLDEATADRAAEAAAAAARAGAFRTARP
- a CDS encoding aldo/keto reductase, producing MEHRRLGASGLMVPALSFGAGTFGGRGELFGAWGTTDAAEARRLVDICLEAGVTMFDTADVYSGGASEEVLGAAVKGRRDQVIISTKAGLPTGDGPTEAGTSRARLITTVDRALRRLGTDYIDLFQLHAFDAGTPVQEVLSTLDDLVRAGKLRYTGVSNFSGWQLMKSLADADARGHQRYAAHQVYYSLVGRDYERELMPLALDQGVGAVVWSPLGWGRLTGRIRRGSPLPAGSRLHATADYGPPVADELLYRVVDALDAVAEETGRTVPQIAINWLLRRPSVSSVIIGARNEEQLRQNLGAVGWSLTEDQVARLDAASATTAPYPYFPYERQEGFARLNPHPLRQAAAPRG